The proteins below come from a single Comamonas antarctica genomic window:
- a CDS encoding RluA family pseudouridine synthase — protein sequence MPEQDAFSCIAADDDLLVLGKPAGLLCVPGRGEDKQDCLSARAQARWPEALVVHRLDMATSGLVLMARSPAVQRQLGLAFEQRAVHKRYVAIVDGLLPQGAVEDGGWQTIDAPIAADWPRRPLRIIDAAGKPSQTRWRVLAHDPPGWPGCTRVELEPVTGRTHQLRVHLAHLGHPILGDALYAGEPVAARAPRLLLHAEQLGLAHPGDGGWRTFHLPAAF from the coding sequence ATGCCGGAGCAAGACGCGTTCAGCTGCATCGCGGCCGATGACGACCTGCTGGTGCTGGGCAAGCCCGCGGGCCTGCTGTGCGTGCCCGGACGCGGCGAAGACAAGCAAGACTGCCTGAGCGCGCGCGCGCAGGCGCGCTGGCCCGAGGCACTGGTCGTGCACCGGCTCGACATGGCCACCTCGGGGCTGGTGCTCATGGCACGCTCGCCTGCCGTGCAGCGCCAGCTGGGCCTGGCCTTCGAGCAGCGCGCCGTGCACAAGCGCTACGTCGCCATCGTCGACGGCCTGCTGCCCCAAGGGGCCGTTGAGGACGGCGGCTGGCAGACCATCGATGCGCCGATTGCCGCCGACTGGCCGCGCCGGCCGCTGCGCATCATCGATGCCGCAGGCAAGCCCAGCCAGACGCGCTGGCGCGTGCTGGCGCACGACCCGCCGGGCTGGCCGGGCTGCACGCGCGTCGAGCTCGAACCCGTCACCGGCCGCACCCACCAGTTGCGCGTGCACCTCGCGCATCTGGGCCATCCCATTCTGGGCGACGCGCTGTACGCCGGCGAGCCGGTGGCCGCGCGCGCGCCCCGCCTGCTGCTGCATGCCGAGCAGCTGGGCTTGGCCCATCCCGGTGATGGCGGCTGGCGCACGTTCCACCTGCCCGCGGCGTTCTGA
- a CDS encoding branched-chain amino acid ABC transporter substrate-binding protein, which produces MQKPFRLSVLIAALGLAATSLTSVAHAQNIRIAMVIPTTGALTQYGDMVKEGASTAVEMVNAAGGIQGKKIELVPVDDACEPKQGPVAANRVVNAKIGYVIGPVCSGAAIAAAPIYNNEGVVVVTPSATSPALTDGKKFHYIFRTIGRDDQQGPSAAKFIIEKAKPKKVAVVHDKQSYGQGIATSVRDALKKAGIDVVLFEGINAGDSDYSAVITKLKSNGVDFVYYGGYHPEMGLLLRQAGEQGLKVRMMGPEGVGNPEVNAIAGNAVEGMLVTLPADFAANPKNAAVVKAFQDKKRNPSGAFQLTAYAAVQVLLDSIKAVGDSPAKVADHLHKNSFETALGTVGWNAQGDLKAFDFQVFEWHKDGSKTAAAK; this is translated from the coding sequence ATGCAAAAACCGTTTCGGCTGTCTGTTCTCATCGCTGCACTGGGGCTTGCTGCCACCAGCCTGACGTCCGTGGCCCATGCGCAGAACATCCGCATCGCCATGGTCATTCCCACCACGGGAGCGTTGACCCAGTACGGCGACATGGTCAAGGAAGGCGCGTCCACCGCCGTCGAAATGGTCAATGCCGCAGGCGGCATCCAGGGCAAGAAGATCGAGCTCGTTCCCGTCGACGATGCCTGCGAGCCCAAGCAAGGCCCGGTGGCCGCCAACCGCGTGGTCAATGCCAAGATCGGCTATGTGATCGGTCCGGTCTGCTCGGGCGCCGCGATCGCCGCTGCGCCGATCTACAACAACGAGGGTGTGGTGGTGGTGACCCCCTCCGCCACCTCGCCCGCCCTGACCGACGGCAAGAAGTTCCACTACATCTTCCGCACCATCGGCCGCGACGATCAGCAGGGTCCGTCGGCGGCAAAGTTCATCATCGAGAAGGCCAAGCCCAAGAAGGTCGCCGTGGTGCATGACAAGCAGTCGTACGGCCAGGGCATCGCCACCTCGGTGCGCGACGCGCTGAAGAAAGCCGGCATCGACGTGGTGCTGTTCGAGGGCATCAACGCCGGCGACAGCGACTACTCGGCCGTGATCACCAAGCTCAAGAGCAATGGCGTCGATTTCGTCTATTACGGGGGCTACCACCCCGAAATGGGCCTGCTGCTGCGCCAGGCGGGCGAGCAAGGCCTCAAGGTGCGCATGATGGGCCCCGAAGGCGTGGGCAACCCCGAAGTCAACGCCATTGCGGGCAACGCCGTCGAAGGCATGCTCGTGACCCTGCCGGCCGACTTCGCCGCCAACCCGAAGAACGCCGCCGTGGTCAAGGCCTTCCAGGACAAGAAGCGCAACCCTTCGGGCGCGTTCCAGTTGACCGCGTATGCCGCGGTGCAGGTGCTGCTCGACAGCATCAAGGCCGTGGGCGACAGCCCCGCCAAGGTGGCCGACCACCTGCACAAGAACAGCTTTGAAACCGCGCTCGGGACGGTGGGCTGGAACGCACAGGGCGACCTGAAGGCATTCGACTTCCAGGTCTTCGAGTGGCACAAGGACGGCAGCAAGACCGCGGCCGCCAAGTGA
- the livH gene encoding high-affinity branched-chain amino acid ABC transporter permease LivH: MDDFLPQLLQQLFNGLSLGAIYALIAIGYTMVYGIIGMINFAHGDIYMIGAYVGLVTLSAVGTQGGVPIWLVIGLMLVVAAIITGVYGFVVEQVAYKPVRNSPRLVALISAIGMSIFLQNWVALGQGARDMAVPSLLPGALQFGGGGGGFEVFIPYTRIMIIVVAVVLMVLLTLYIRHSRMGRASRACAQDMHMANLLGINTNRVISFTFILGAVLAAVGGVLIALAVGKLNPFIGFLAGIKAFTAAVLGGIGSIPGAMLGGVLLGVAETLAAAYISSEYKDIVAFTLLVLILLVRPTGLLGKPEVEKV; this comes from the coding sequence ATGGATGATTTCCTGCCCCAGCTGCTGCAGCAGCTGTTCAACGGGCTGTCGCTGGGCGCCATCTATGCGCTGATCGCCATTGGCTACACCATGGTCTACGGCATCATCGGCATGATCAACTTCGCGCATGGCGACATCTACATGATCGGCGCCTATGTGGGCCTGGTCACGCTCTCGGCCGTGGGCACGCAGGGCGGCGTGCCGATCTGGCTGGTGATCGGGCTGATGCTGGTGGTGGCCGCCATCATCACCGGCGTCTACGGCTTCGTCGTCGAACAGGTGGCCTACAAGCCGGTGCGCAACAGCCCGCGGCTGGTGGCGCTGATCTCGGCCATCGGCATGTCGATCTTCCTGCAGAACTGGGTCGCGCTGGGCCAGGGCGCACGCGACATGGCCGTGCCCTCGCTGCTGCCCGGCGCGCTGCAGTTCGGCGGCGGCGGCGGCGGTTTCGAGGTCTTCATCCCCTACACGCGCATCATGATCATCGTCGTCGCGGTGGTGCTGATGGTGCTGCTCACGCTCTACATCCGCCATTCGCGCATGGGCCGCGCCTCGCGCGCCTGCGCGCAGGACATGCACATGGCCAACCTGCTGGGCATCAACACCAACCGCGTCATCTCGTTCACCTTCATCCTCGGCGCGGTGCTGGCCGCCGTGGGCGGCGTGCTGATCGCGCTGGCGGTGGGCAAGCTCAATCCCTTCATCGGCTTCCTGGCGGGCATCAAGGCCTTCACGGCAGCGGTGCTGGGCGGCATCGGCAGCATTCCCGGCGCCATGCTCGGCGGCGTGCTGCTGGGCGTGGCCGAGACCCTGGCCGCGGCCTACATCTCCTCGGAATACAAGGACATCGTGGCGTTCACGCTGCTGGTGCTGATCCTGCTGGTCCGGCCCACCGGCCTGCTGGGCAAACCCGAAGTGGAGAAAGTCTGA
- a CDS encoding high-affinity branched-chain amino acid ABC transporter permease LivM: protein MRYPLSASLRDALIASVLTALVTVPIFGLHLERAGTRTVIVPQWTTVAWACALVFLVQLLRPWLSRGLQHVPRLQRPQLPPLSGLQRQGLLLAVLLIAVSWPFFAGRNAVDIATLAMIYVMLGLGLNIVVGFAGLLDLGFVGFYAVGAYTYALLFHWAGWSFWEALPLAGAVAACFGFVLGFPVLRLRGDYLAIVTLGFGEIIRLLLINLTSFTGGPDGISGIPKPTVFGLELTRTPSSEGGTTFHQFFGLEFQSLHMVIALYLMALALALVTLWISSRLIRMPIGRAWEALREDEIASRSLGLHPMKIKLSAFTLGAMFAGLGGAFFAARQGIVNPESFTFIESALILAIVVLGGMGSQLGVIIAAIVLTVLPELAREFSEYRMLIFGLVMILMMVWRPQGLLPMKRHHVEVGP from the coding sequence ATGCGGTACCCGTTAAGCGCCAGCCTGCGCGATGCGCTGATCGCCAGCGTGCTGACGGCGCTGGTCACGGTGCCGATCTTCGGGTTGCACCTGGAGCGCGCGGGCACGCGCACGGTCATCGTGCCGCAGTGGACCACCGTGGCCTGGGCCTGCGCGCTGGTGTTCCTGGTGCAGCTGCTGCGGCCCTGGCTTTCGCGCGGATTGCAGCATGTGCCGCGGCTGCAGCGCCCGCAGCTGCCGCCCCTTTCCGGCTTGCAGCGCCAGGGTCTGCTGCTGGCGGTGCTGCTGATCGCCGTGTCGTGGCCGTTTTTCGCGGGGCGCAACGCGGTCGACATCGCCACGCTGGCGATGATCTATGTGATGCTGGGCCTGGGACTCAACATCGTGGTGGGATTTGCCGGCCTTCTCGACCTGGGGTTCGTCGGCTTCTACGCGGTCGGTGCCTATACATACGCACTGCTGTTCCATTGGGCCGGCTGGAGCTTCTGGGAGGCGCTGCCGCTGGCGGGGGCAGTGGCCGCCTGTTTTGGCTTCGTGCTCGGGTTTCCGGTGCTGCGGCTGCGCGGCGACTACCTGGCCATCGTGACGCTGGGCTTTGGCGAAATAATCCGGCTGCTGCTGATCAATCTCACCAGCTTCACGGGCGGCCCCGATGGCATTTCGGGCATTCCCAAGCCGACGGTGTTCGGGCTCGAACTCACGCGCACTCCCAGTAGCGAAGGCGGCACCACCTTCCACCAGTTCTTCGGCCTGGAGTTCCAGTCGCTGCACATGGTGATCGCGCTGTACCTGATGGCGCTCGCGCTGGCGCTGGTCACGCTGTGGATCTCCAGCCGGCTGATCCGCATGCCCATCGGCCGCGCCTGGGAAGCGCTGCGCGAGGATGAGATCGCGAGCCGCTCGCTGGGCCTGCATCCGATGAAGATCAAGCTCTCGGCGTTCACGCTCGGCGCGATGTTCGCAGGCCTGGGCGGCGCGTTCTTTGCCGCGCGCCAGGGCATCGTCAACCCCGAATCCTTCACCTTCATCGAGTCGGCCCTGATCCTGGCCATCGTGGTGCTGGGCGGCATGGGCTCGCAGCTGGGCGTGATCATCGCCGCCATCGTGCTCACGGTGCTCCCAGAACTGGCGCGCGAGTTCTCCGAATACCGCATGCTGATCTTCGGCCTGGTCATGATCCTGATGATGGTCTGGCGCCCGCAGGGCCTGCTGCCCATGAAGCGCCACCACGTGGAGGTCGGCCCATGA